A stretch of DNA from Melioribacteraceae bacterium 4301-Me:
AAAGTAATTATTGGCACAACCGATACTGAAGTAAAAGAACCCTCACTTGAACCAAGAGCATCTGAAGAAGAGATAAATTTTCTGTTAAATACTTCTGCGAAATATTTATGCAAAGATCCTAAACGCGAAGATGTGTTAAGTGTTTTTGCCGGTTTACGACCTTTGGCTATTTCAAACGGTAATATTATTCCAACAAAAGATATTTCAAGGAAACATCAAATAACCGTTTCACTTTCTGGCTTGATAACAATTACTGGCGGCAAATGGACTATCTATAGAAAGATGGCTGAAGATATTATTGATAAAGCAATTTTAGTAGGTGGACTTGAAGAGAAAGAATGTGTAACTAAAAATCTTCCTATCCATGGCTATTTAAAAAACACAAATTTCGGTGAGCCGTTATATTGTTATGGGACTGATAAAATACAAATTGAAGAAACTTTGCTTGCAGCGAATCCGCAATTGAAAGAAAAACTTCATCCGTCATTTCCGTATCTGAAAGCAGAAGTTGTCTGGGCAGTAAAAAACGAAATGGCAAGAACAATTGAAGATTTTTTAGCTCGCAGAGTTCGAGCATTATTTTTGGATGCAAGAACAAGCATAGAGATTGCACCGGAAGTTGCAAAACTAATGGCTCAAGAATTACAAAAAGATTCTGATTGGGTTGAAAATCAAATTGAAAAATATACACAGCTTGCACAAGGTTATTTACTATGAAAGTTAATGTGTCATTGCGATAAGCGATGACAGCTAATTAGTCATTGCGAGAGACGATAGTCTCGAAGCAATCTAAAGAATAGCAGATAGATTGCCGCGTCTCTATGTATTAGGAATCGCAATGAATGAAAGCGAAGCGGGTAGCGACGAAGCAATCTATAAAAATATTTTATAATTTTACTGTAAATGCAAGTAAGAACAAAAAATGAAATGCAATTAAACACAAATAAAAATACAATTATAGTAGCGCATCGTGGAGCTTCTTATGCGGCACCAGAAAATACAATTCCATCTTTTGAATTGGCTTTTAAGGAAGATGCCGATTTTATTGAAGGTGATTTTTGGCTAACAAAAGATAACGAGATTGTTTGCCTTCATGATCCCGATACTAAAAGAGTTGCAAACCAAAAAGTAAAAGTTCAATCAGCAACTCTATCCGAGCTCAAAAAGATTGATGTTGGAATATGGAAAGGTGATCAATTTAAAGGAACAACAATTCCAACTCTCCAGGAAGTGTTAAATATTATTCCAAAAGGCAAAGGTATTTATATCGAAATAAAAGATGATCGAAAAATATTTGTTGAGAAACTCAGAGAAATAATTAACCAATCTGATATTCAAAAAGAGAAAATCAGGATAATAGCTTTTAATCCAAATACGGTTCGGCTGGCAAAAGATATTCTGCCTGAAATCAAAACTTATTGGTTATTTGGATGGTATTTTTCAAAAAAGAAATGCTTAAAATCATTGGCGCAAAGAAGATTGATGCAAACGCTTATAAAACTTAACTGTGATGGAATAGATGTAAATGCTGCCCCTTATATTGATGAAAAGCTTGTTAAATCTCTGCGGGAAAATGATCTGGATTTTTGCGCTTACGATGTTGATAAAGTTGAAGATGCTGTAAGATTAATTAATTTTGGTATTGATTCAATAACAACAAATTCACCTTGGAAGATGAGAGAAGAAATTAGGAAACATTACAATGATTGAAAGTGAACTGAATAATCTTAGAACCAAAATGTATTTCTGGGTGAATAATAAAGATAATCATGGAAAAACTAATGAGAGAATCGATGAAAACAAAACTAATTTATAAAAAAAGATTCTGTGAATTTTTATAAGCTTTTAAGAGCTTATTCGTTTTAGTTACTGTCTTATTTTGAAGTATTTGTTTTAAACTATCCTTAGTAGCCCTCAATTTTATATATTTGATTTAAGAAAAACCATAATTCTATTTAACTATGAAAAATATATTCATTGCCATTTCAGTACTAGGTATTTTTATTTTTCTTACCTCGTGTGGACAAAATCGTAATATCAAAGAAATAGATTTAGCGAATGATAAATCAAACTTTGATTCTGTCAACAATCAATATCAATCTAAAATTTATGTTGCTGTCTCTACAATGATTTCGCCGGTTGAAACTTTCAATCTTTATAAAGACTTGATTGATTACATTTCTTCTAAACTTGGAGTGCCAATCGAGTTCAAGCAAAGAAAAACCTATGGCGAAGTGAATGAGTTATTGAAAGAGAAAAAACTTGATTTTGCTTTTATCTGTACAGGTGCTTATGTTCAGGAGAAAGATGAGCTGCCGGTTGAATTGTTAGTTGTTCCTGTAATTGACGGAAAAGCATTTTATAATGCTTATGTGATTGTTAATAAAAACAGCAGCATAAAAACTTTTAATGATTTGAAAGGGAAATCTTTTGCTTTTACCGATCCTTTATCAAATACTGGATATTTGTTTGTAGTTAATCTGCTGAAAGAAAAAAGAACCAATCCGGAAAAATTTTTCAGTAAAACAATTTTCACATACGCACACGATTATTCAATACAGGCGGTTGCCCGCAATTTGGTAGACGGCGCAACAGTTGACGGACTTGTTTTTAATTTTATAGAACACACTCAACCCGAAAAATTAAAAACAGTTAGAATCATTATGAAATCAAAAGATTTCCCAATTCCTCCATTTGTTGTTCAAAAAGGGATGAATCCGAAGCTTAAGAAGAAGTTAAAATCCATTATGATCAATCTTCACAATGAACCCAAAGGCAGAGAACTTCTAAAAAAAATAATGATTGACAAGTTTATTGAAGGGAATGATGAGCTTTACAAATAAAAGTTTTCGCCAGATAAAATTTAAGATGCCTCTATTCTGGAAATTTTCACTTGCAATTGTAACTATTGTCCTTGTCTTCGGTTCAATCAATTCAATTCTTATTTATAATAATGTTCAATCAGCTCTTCAGACTGAAACTGAAAAGCGCGCTTTGTTTATTGCAAAAAGCATTTCCAATCAAATAACTTCTGCATTATTGTTTGAAGATTATGTTGCTCTTCAAAATACAATCAATAGTATAAAAAATATTGATTCAGCAATTGCATATATTTTTGTTCTTGATGTCAACGACAATCTCGTGGTTCATACTTTTGAAGATGTTTTTCCGCGTAGTCTTATTTTAGCGAACTCTTTAAGTGACAATCAGCAATACAATTCACAGCTGATAAAATTCAAAGGTAAAGGTGGTGAGCTAATTCTTGATATTGCAGTGCCGGTATTAAGCGGCAAAGTGGGAAAGGTTAGAGTTGGAATCATTGAAAGCTTTATTCAAAGTGATGTTCAAAAAACTGTTAATGTTTTTTGGATTATGGTGGCAGTGTTTTTAGGTGTTGGTATCATCGGTGCTTTTGTGTTTGCAAATTTTATAACTAAGCCAATAAAGACTATTCAGAATGTTGCGGATAATATTGAATTGGATCAGATAGGCAAAAAAGAAGTTCCTCAAATTAAAATTCGTGAAAAATTATTTGACAGAATTAAAATGCTTTTTAGAGCAGAAGACGAAATAGATATTCTTGCTGATAAATTTAATCAAATGATAATTCGTTTAGATAAAGCTTATCGCGACTTACAAAATGCACAAACAACTATTATTCAATCAGAAAAACTTGCAACTGTCGGAACTCTTACTGCTGGACTTGCTCACGAGATAAATAATCCAGTAGCTGGCTTGCAAAATTGTATAAGAAGAATTAAAAATGATCCCGCAAACATTGAACAGAATAAAAAGTATCTGGTTATGATGGAAAGTGCAGTTGAAAAAATTGAAAAAGTTGTTGGCAGTCTGCTAAACTTTTCAAGAAGGCAAAGCGGTGACTTTATGAGTTTGTCTATTGATGAAATTGTTGAAAATTCTTTACTGCTTGTTAGCCATCGTATTGAAAAATTAAGAATATCTATTACAAGAAACTTCCCATCTCATTTGCCGAAAATTAAAGGGAATAAAAATCAGCTTGAGCAAGTAATGTTGAATTTGTTTATAAATTGTATTGATTCATTAGAAGAAAAAATAAGTGCGAATACTGAAACTGAAAGGAAAATAATTTTATCTGCTTTACAGGAAAATAATTTTGTAAAAGTTGTTATTGAAGATACTGGGATAGGGATTCCAAGAGACTTAATTGATAAAATTTATGATCCCTTTTTTACAACAAAGTCTCCGGGCAAGGGAACGGGCTTAGGACTTTCGATTGTGTATAATATTATTGAAGCGCACAATGGAAAAATTTATTTTGAAAGTGAAGAAGGAAAAGGTACGATTGTAACTTTACATTTACCGATTTACTGATTTTTGTTGAATTAATTATATATCCTCTACAAGGATTTTATAACTTTGATTACAGATATTTTACAATAATTTAACCTCTACGAGGTTTTGGTATAGAAAAAAATCCCGTAGAGACTTAATTATTGTAGAAAAAGAAATGAGATGAAAAGCAACATCCTCGTAGAGGATGAATAAATAAATATTACATATCTCTCTGTGTAACAAAAATAATTACAAAGAAAAGCAAAGTAAGCTGCAAAGAGAAAGAAATATGAAAAAATTAAACATCTGTATTGTTGAAGACGAAGAAATTTTGCGAGTGTCACTAAAGGATGATTTACTCGATGCAGGATACTCTGTAAAGGATTTTGAAAATCCATTTAAAGCTCTTGAATATTTCCAAAAGAAAAGTTGTGATATAATCATTTCCGATATTCGTCTGCCTGAGATGAATGGAATTGAACTGCTTTCAAAAAGCAAATCAATCAATCCCAATGTTTTTGTAGTAATGATGACGGCCTTTGGCTCAGTTGAAACCGCAGTTGAAGCAATGAAAAAGGGCGCTTACGATTATATCACAAAGCCATTTGATAAAGATGAACTGCTTCTTATCATTGATAAAATAAAAGAAATAAAATCTCTTCAATCGAAGAATTTAGATTATCAAAATTACTTTCAGGACCAATTCAACTTTGATGCATTTGTTGGAAACAGTCAGTATGTAAATGAACTGAAAGAAACATTAAAGATAATATCACAAACCAATTCAACAGTTTTAATTACAGGAGAAACTGGAACGGGCAAAGAGTTAATTGCGAATCTTATTCATTACAATTCCCCGAGAAAAGATAAACCGCTTGTCAAAGTTAGTTGTGGAATTTTATCAAGAGAAGTTATTGAAAGTGAATTATTTGGTCATGAAAAAGGTGCATTTACCGGTGCAGATAAACTTCGCATTGGCAGATTTGAAAAAGCTGATCAGGGAACAATTTATCTTGATGATATTGATGATGTTCCACTAGAAACCCAAATTAAATTATTGCGTGTACTTCAGGAACAGGAAATTGAAAGAGTGGGAAGCAGTGAACCAATTAAAATTGATGTGCGAGTGATTGCTTCAACCAAAGCCGATTTGAATAAGCTGATTAAAGAAGGGAAATTTCGAGAAGATTTATATTACAGATTAAATGTTCTCCCAATAAATTTAAAGCCGCTTAGAGAACGTAAAGATGATATAATTCCCTTGTTCAATTATTTTCTAAATCAGTTTGCTTATCAAAAACAATTTCAGATAGAGGAAAATGTTTTTGAGGTTTTGCAAAATTATGATTGGCCTGGAAATGTTCGTGAATTAAAAAATATTACTGAACGACTTTCGATTCTATGTTATGATTGTAGAATTACAACCAGTCGTCTTCCAGGGGAATTATTTTCCAATAAAAAAAATTTAGAAGCTATTATTTCTGATCAGAATAAGTCGTTGAATGAAATTCTGGAAGAAGTTGAAAAATCATTAATTCAAAAAGCACTAATAAAGACTGGTAATAATAAAGCAAAAGCAGCAGAGCTGCTTGGTCTGCCGCCTTCTACATTGAAAAGTAAAATTGAGAAGTATGGAATTAATTAATCCTTAGTGCTCCTTTGTGAAATACTCTTTGTGTACTTCGTGATTAAATTTTTTCACCACTAAGTACACAAAGGTGCACAAAGTAAATCCTCGTCGAATCTTCGTCGTCTTCGCCAAAATTTCGTTTTATCAAACTCCTTGTTATAAACAAAAATCTATATAATCAAATTTAATTGCAGTTTATTTCTGTGGCATTTCTTTTG
This window harbors:
- a CDS encoding glycerophosphodiester phosphodiesterase — translated: MQVRTKNEMQLNTNKNTIIVAHRGASYAAPENTIPSFELAFKEDADFIEGDFWLTKDNEIVCLHDPDTKRVANQKVKVQSATLSELKKIDVGIWKGDQFKGTTIPTLQEVLNIIPKGKGIYIEIKDDRKIFVEKLREIINQSDIQKEKIRIIAFNPNTVRLAKDILPEIKTYWLFGWYFSKKKCLKSLAQRRLMQTLIKLNCDGIDVNAAPYIDEKLVKSLRENDLDFCAYDVDKVEDAVRLINFGIDSITTNSPWKMREEIRKHYND
- the phnD gene encoding phosphate/phosphite/phosphonate ABC transporter substrate-binding protein; translation: MKNIFIAISVLGIFIFLTSCGQNRNIKEIDLANDKSNFDSVNNQYQSKIYVAVSTMISPVETFNLYKDLIDYISSKLGVPIEFKQRKTYGEVNELLKEKKLDFAFICTGAYVQEKDELPVELLVVPVIDGKAFYNAYVIVNKNSSIKTFNDLKGKSFAFTDPLSNTGYLFVVNLLKEKRTNPEKFFSKTIFTYAHDYSIQAVARNLVDGATVDGLVFNFIEHTQPEKLKTVRIIMKSKDFPIPPFVVQKGMNPKLKKKLKSIMINLHNEPKGRELLKKIMIDKFIEGNDELYK
- a CDS encoding ATP-binding protein gives rise to the protein MMSFTNKSFRQIKFKMPLFWKFSLAIVTIVLVFGSINSILIYNNVQSALQTETEKRALFIAKSISNQITSALLFEDYVALQNTINSIKNIDSAIAYIFVLDVNDNLVVHTFEDVFPRSLILANSLSDNQQYNSQLIKFKGKGGELILDIAVPVLSGKVGKVRVGIIESFIQSDVQKTVNVFWIMVAVFLGVGIIGAFVFANFITKPIKTIQNVADNIELDQIGKKEVPQIKIREKLFDRIKMLFRAEDEIDILADKFNQMIIRLDKAYRDLQNAQTTIIQSEKLATVGTLTAGLAHEINNPVAGLQNCIRRIKNDPANIEQNKKYLVMMESAVEKIEKVVGSLLNFSRRQSGDFMSLSIDEIVENSLLLVSHRIEKLRISITRNFPSHLPKIKGNKNQLEQVMLNLFINCIDSLEEKISANTETERKIILSALQENNFVKVVIEDTGIGIPRDLIDKIYDPFFTTKSPGKGTGLGLSIVYNIIEAHNGKIYFESEEGKGTIVTLHLPIY
- a CDS encoding sigma-54-dependent transcriptional regulator; the encoded protein is MKKLNICIVEDEEILRVSLKDDLLDAGYSVKDFENPFKALEYFQKKSCDIIISDIRLPEMNGIELLSKSKSINPNVFVVMMTAFGSVETAVEAMKKGAYDYITKPFDKDELLLIIDKIKEIKSLQSKNLDYQNYFQDQFNFDAFVGNSQYVNELKETLKIISQTNSTVLITGETGTGKELIANLIHYNSPRKDKPLVKVSCGILSREVIESELFGHEKGAFTGADKLRIGRFEKADQGTIYLDDIDDVPLETQIKLLRVLQEQEIERVGSSEPIKIDVRVIASTKADLNKLIKEGKFREDLYYRLNVLPINLKPLRERKDDIIPLFNYFLNQFAYQKQFQIEENVFEVLQNYDWPGNVRELKNITERLSILCYDCRITTSRLPGELFSNKKNLEAIISDQNKSLNEILEEVEKSLIQKALIKTGNNKAKAAELLGLPPSTLKSKIEKYGIN